The bacterium genome includes a region encoding these proteins:
- the secA gene encoding preprotein translocase subunit SecA, protein MLQKVLGKIFGTQTERELKRLWPIVDEINEYFEKFKGIDLLKTSEDLKKRISQGETLEAVLPEAFALVKECCRQLVGKKWTVVDIETEWNMVPFDVQLIGGIVLQEGKIAEMKTGEGKTLVATMPMCLNGLSGKGAHLITVNDYLARRDREWMGPVYESLGLTIGVLQQGMDNVARKAVYNCDISYGTNNEFGFDYLRDNMVWRLEDKVQRGHNYAIVDEVDSILIDEARTPLIISGPVEHETKGFDDLNAIVQRLNSAQTVFVNRVVEEAKKLLAENKEQEAGLKLLQARRGSPKNKQLLKLEQETGIKRLIEEAELSLLREKSYHKIDDELFFVIEEKSNVIDLTEKGLQSLSPNDPEKFVLPDLSMMIGAVDRDDKLTPKEIIAAKEKAYQDYGNKSEILASLRALLKAYSLFEKDVEYVVQEGKVLIVDEFTGRLMPGRRFSDGLHQALEAKEHVRVQEETQTLATITIQNYFRMYSKLAGMTGTAATEANEFFTIYKLDVAEIPTKAAVRRIDYEDIVYRSKREKYNAIIDEIAKWYERKRPVLVGTTSVDVSEVLSRLLQRRGVPHEVLNAKHHQREAVIVAQAGQAGAVTIATNMAGRGTDIKLGPGVVQCPSKCVVKGEAANVDPVKEKVCLEELPCGLYIIGTERHEARRIDNQLRGRSGRQGDPGSSKFFLSLEDDLMRIFGSDRVADIMDRFGGGDQKPLTHPLVTRAIANAQKRVEENHFEIRKHLLEYDDVMNKQREVAYKLRDTILRGEGLKDMVFKHFEDAIESSLLKYSDPKVNPEEWEWDAIKGEFNMLFLTEVPIPSEMISRIKQEELLDYLLDKAKERFSWREKELPPELLNDLMKYVLLGTIDNRWREHLYALDALREGINLRAYAQKDPLIEYKQESFKMFDDLLSDVARDITGLIFRAQPGPVKRKPVQTREYKPNADVKPGTSAEQPGPVTATAPLAAQQKVGRNDPCPCGSGKKYKKCCGRNAA, encoded by the coding sequence ATGCTGCAAAAGGTTTTAGGCAAGATATTCGGCACGCAGACCGAGCGCGAATTAAAGCGGCTGTGGCCGATTGTCGATGAAATTAACGAATATTTTGAAAAATTCAAAGGCATTGACCTCCTAAAAACATCAGAAGATCTCAAGAAAAGGATCAGCCAGGGCGAAACTCTTGAGGCTGTCCTGCCCGAGGCGTTCGCCCTGGTCAAGGAATGCTGCCGGCAGCTCGTCGGGAAAAAGTGGACCGTGGTCGATATCGAGACGGAATGGAACATGGTGCCTTTTGACGTGCAGCTTATCGGCGGGATCGTGCTGCAGGAGGGGAAGATCGCTGAAATGAAGACCGGTGAGGGTAAGACCCTAGTCGCTACGATGCCGATGTGCCTGAACGGGTTATCGGGCAAGGGTGCCCACCTGATCACGGTGAACGACTACCTCGCGCGCCGCGACCGTGAGTGGATGGGGCCCGTGTACGAGTCCCTGGGTCTGACGATCGGCGTGCTTCAGCAGGGCATGGACAATGTCGCGCGCAAGGCGGTCTATAATTGCGATATTAGTTACGGCACCAATAACGAGTTCGGCTTCGATTATCTCCGGGATAACATGGTCTGGCGGCTCGAGGACAAGGTGCAGCGCGGCCATAATTACGCGATCGTGGACGAGGTGGACAGCATCCTGATCGATGAAGCCCGGACGCCGCTGATCATTTCCGGTCCGGTGGAGCACGAGACTAAGGGTTTTGACGACCTCAATGCCATCGTGCAGCGGCTGAACTCGGCGCAGACCGTGTTCGTGAACCGGGTCGTCGAGGAGGCGAAAAAACTCCTGGCCGAAAATAAAGAGCAGGAGGCGGGCTTAAAGCTTCTCCAGGCGCGGCGCGGTTCGCCTAAGAACAAGCAGCTCCTCAAACTGGAGCAGGAGACCGGTATAAAGCGTCTCATCGAGGAAGCCGAGCTGTCCCTGCTGAGGGAAAAGAGTTACCACAAGATCGACGACGAGCTCTTTTTTGTCATCGAAGAGAAATCCAACGTGATCGACCTGACCGAAAAGGGTCTGCAGTCCCTCTCGCCGAATGATCCCGAGAAGTTCGTGCTTCCGGATTTGAGCATGATGATCGGCGCCGTTGACCGTGACGATAAACTGACGCCCAAGGAAATAATAGCGGCCAAGGAAAAAGCATACCAGGACTATGGTAACAAGAGTGAGATCCTCGCCAGCCTGCGCGCCCTGCTCAAGGCTTATTCACTGTTCGAGAAGGACGTCGAGTATGTCGTGCAGGAAGGCAAGGTGCTGATCGTTGACGAGTTCACGGGCCGGCTCATGCCGGGCCGGAGGTTCTCGGACGGCCTGCACCAGGCCCTTGAGGCCAAGGAACATGTGCGGGTGCAGGAAGAGACGCAGACGCTCGCGACGATCACGATCCAGAACTATTTCCGGATGTACTCAAAGCTCGCCGGTATGACCGGTACGGCGGCGACCGAAGCCAACGAATTCTTTACAATTTATAAACTGGACGTAGCCGAGATCCCGACCAAGGCAGCGGTGCGCCGGATCGACTATGAGGACATCGTGTACCGCTCCAAGCGCGAGAAATACAATGCGATCATCGACGAGATCGCCAAGTGGTACGAGAGGAAGCGGCCGGTCCTGGTCGGCACGACGAGCGTCGACGTATCCGAGGTTCTTTCCCGCCTGCTCCAGCGCCGCGGCGTGCCCCATGAAGTGCTCAACGCGAAGCACCACCAGCGGGAGGCCGTGATCGTCGCCCAGGCCGGTCAGGCCGGGGCGGTCACGATCGCCACGAACATGGCGGGTCGCGGCACCGATATCAAGCTGGGGCCGGGCGTCGTTCAGTGCCCGAGCAAATGCGTGGTCAAAGGAGAGGCCGCGAACGTCGACCCGGTGAAGGAGAAGGTGTGCCTTGAGGAACTCCCATGCGGGTTGTACATCATCGGCACCGAGCGCCACGAAGCCCGCCGGATCGACAACCAGCTGCGCGGCCGGAGCGGACGGCAGGGCGACCCGGGTTCGTCAAAATTTTTCCTATCCCTGGAAGATGACCTGATGAGAATCTTCGGTTCTGACCGGGTTGCCGACATCATGGACCGGTTCGGCGGCGGCGACCAGAAACCGCTGACCCATCCGCTGGTGACCCGCGCCATTGCCAACGCGCAGAAAAGGGTTGAAGAGAACCATTTTGAGATCCGCAAGCACCTGCTTGAGTACGATGACGTCATGAACAAACAACGCGAGGTCGCCTACAAGCTGCGGGACACGATCCTCCGAGGCGAGGGCTTGAAGGATATGGTGTTCAAACATTTTGAGGACGCCATCGAAAGCAGCCTCCTTAAATATTCCGACCCCAAGGTGAATCCGGAAGAATGGGAATGGGACGCGATCAAGGGTGAATTCAACATGCTGTTCCTTACCGAAGTGCCGATCCCGTCGGAAATGATATCGCGGATCAAGCAGGAAGAGCTGCTTGATTACCTGCTGGACAAGGCGAAGGAACGGTTCAGCTGGCGGGAAAAAGAGCTGCCGCCGGAATTGCTGAACGATCTCATGAAGTACGTGCTTCTGGGCACGATCGATAACCGGTGGCGCGAACACCTGTACGCGCTGGACGCTTTGCGCGAGGGTATTAATCTGAGGGCTTACGCCCAGAAAGATCCCCTGATCGAATACAAGCAGGAGTCCTTCAAGATGTTCGATGATCTCTTAAGTGACGTTGCGCGGGATATCACGGGTCTTATTTTTAGGGCCCAACCGGGACCGGTGAAACGGAAACCGGTGCAGACCCGTGAGTACAAACCGAACGCCGACGTGAAGCCCGGAACCTCCGCGGAGCAGCCCGGGCCGGTAACTGCCACCGCTCCGCTTGCGGCACAGCAGAAGGTCGGCCGCAACGATCCCTGCCCCTGCGGCAGCGGTAAAAAGTACAAAAAGTGCTGCGGAAGGAATGCTGCATGA
- a CDS encoding aminotransferase class I/II-fold pyridoxal phosphate-dependent enzyme, giving the protein MRPYQVHLFNDEAKVPRILPADPVFIHENRRYVNFATFNCRHLYNNEHLKETAKLTIEERGLAPADGETEIINEIKKRMTDFKKTDSLMLFPDEITAIFAICSLFGDKVTYFADHETSAGILSVLQHRNCELYSHQDIDHLRKVLSAHSNRVVVIDGLYEWIGSIAPVADLIKAAREQESIVIANELNSFGLLGRDGRGFIDLFNLYDEINFEIGSFKKFLGGFGCYIAAKKYLLNQIEDNIAPFSETLPSFLLAVNVTALDLIRNEKTNKAVFQKLWNNSRYFINRLKQIGFKTKSETPVIVVSMNNNDEAAELSKRLFDEGIITEQLRERVRLSISVEHAKADLDFCLDRFESIARATGFLNKLA; this is encoded by the coding sequence ATGAGGCCGTATCAGGTGCATCTTTTTAACGATGAGGCGAAGGTCCCCCGGATCCTGCCCGCCGACCCCGTGTTCATCCATGAGAACCGGCGGTACGTCAATTTCGCGACGTTCAATTGCCGGCATTTGTATAACAACGAGCATTTGAAGGAGACCGCGAAGCTCACGATCGAAGAACGGGGATTGGCACCAGCTGATGGCGAGACCGAGATCATCAACGAGATCAAAAAACGCATGACCGATTTCAAAAAGACCGATTCCCTGATGTTGTTCCCGGATGAAATAACCGCGATCTTCGCCATCTGTTCGCTGTTCGGTGACAAAGTGACTTATTTCGCCGATCATGAAACATCAGCCGGCATCCTGTCAGTGCTGCAGCACCGTAACTGCGAATTGTATTCACACCAGGATATAGACCATCTGCGCAAGGTATTGAGCGCGCACAGCAACCGGGTCGTCGTCATTGACGGCCTGTACGAATGGATCGGCAGCATCGCGCCCGTGGCCGATCTGATAAAGGCGGCGCGGGAACAGGAATCCATTGTCATCGCGAACGAACTGAATTCGTTCGGCCTGCTGGGGCGCGATGGCCGGGGGTTTATCGATCTCTTTAACCTTTACGACGAAATCAATTTCGAGATCGGCAGCTTCAAGAAGTTCCTGGGCGGGTTTGGGTGTTATATCGCAGCCAAAAAATATCTATTGAACCAGATCGAGGACAATATCGCTCCTTTTTCCGAAACGCTGCCATCGTTCCTGCTGGCGGTTAACGTGACCGCCCTGGACCTCATCCGCAACGAGAAGACCAACAAGGCGGTATTTCAGAAACTTTGGAACAACAGCCGATATTTCATTAACCGTCTGAAACAAATTGGCTTTAAGACCAAAAGCGAAACTCCTGTCATCGTGGTCTCAATGAACAACAATGATGAAGCGGCGGAATTGTCCAAGCGGCTGTTTGACGAAGGGATCATAACGGAACAGCTCAGGGAACGCGTCCGGCTGTCAATTTCGGTCGAGCACGCCAAGGCCGATCTCGACTTCTGCCTTGACCGGTTCGAGTCGATCGCGCGCGCTACCGGATTCCTTAATAAGCTGGCGTAA
- a CDS encoding HD domain-containing phosphohydrolase: MTMSEIPNEPAASEIESLRRKLALMQEKVAACEQTQKQLTEEERFLSEIFASVQDGISILDKDLNIMRVNTTMEQWYKHAVPLVGKKCYAAYHGRNQTCRVCPTVRAMKNNRAAFDIVAKRGACGEIIGWLELYSFPLVDMTSGMTKGVIEYVRDITERKHAEDELKKSEAKNRVLLKSIQLPVVALKSDMTVFYCNEAYGSFVGRSISELEGKNLIDLFPAFNKTLLYQAYLRVLETGKAEEVEGSIGDKLVHTWIYRTQDGILAIAEDVTGRQRAETELKESYEKLHRTMEQTIQALSVTLSKRDPYTSTHQQRVTQLACAIALEMRLTDNQVSGMRVAAILHDIGKIYVPSEILSKPTKLSTAEFGIIKTHPKAGYDILASIEFPWPVATIVLQHHEKLDGSGYPLSLKGDQILLEARILCVADIIEAMSSHRPYRPALGINSALDEIVQNRGIKFDPIVVDACVRLIQDKGYKLD, from the coding sequence ATGACCATGTCAGAAATTCCCAACGAACCAGCAGCGAGTGAAATCGAGTCTCTTCGCCGTAAGTTGGCGCTCATGCAAGAAAAGGTCGCCGCGTGTGAGCAGACGCAAAAGCAGCTGACCGAGGAAGAAAGGTTTCTCTCCGAGATATTCGCGAGCGTCCAGGACGGGATCAGCATTCTTGACAAGGATCTTAATATCATGAGGGTCAATACGACCATGGAGCAATGGTACAAGCACGCCGTTCCCCTGGTCGGTAAAAAGTGCTACGCGGCATACCACGGCCGCAACCAAACCTGCCGGGTATGTCCGACGGTCCGCGCCATGAAGAATAACCGGGCGGCGTTCGATATCGTTGCTAAGCGCGGCGCCTGCGGCGAGATCATCGGCTGGCTTGAGCTCTATTCGTTCCCCCTTGTGGACATGACGTCGGGCATGACCAAGGGCGTAATCGAGTATGTACGCGATATTACCGAGCGCAAGCATGCCGAGGACGAACTGAAAAAAAGCGAAGCCAAGAACCGGGTTCTGTTGAAAAGCATCCAGCTGCCCGTGGTGGCGCTGAAAAGTGATATGACCGTATTTTACTGCAACGAAGCATACGGGAGCTTTGTCGGCAGATCCATCAGCGAACTGGAAGGCAAGAACTTGATCGATCTATTCCCGGCGTTCAACAAGACACTGTTATATCAGGCGTACCTCAGGGTCCTGGAAACCGGTAAGGCCGAAGAGGTTGAGGGCAGCATAGGAGACAAACTGGTGCATACATGGATCTACCGTACCCAAGACGGCATCCTGGCGATCGCCGAGGATGTCACGGGACGGCAACGCGCCGAGACCGAGCTCAAGGAGAGCTACGAAAAACTGCATCGCACCATGGAACAGACGATCCAGGCACTGTCCGTGACGCTGAGCAAGCGCGACCCGTACACGTCCACGCACCAGCAGCGGGTGACCCAGCTTGCCTGTGCTATCGCGCTGGAGATGAGATTGACCGATAACCAGGTATCCGGGATGCGCGTGGCCGCGATCCTGCATGATATCGGCAAGATCTACGTTCCGTCCGAGATCCTGAGCAAACCCACAAAGCTAAGCACCGCTGAATTCGGCATTATCAAGACCCATCCCAAAGCCGGTTATGATATCCTTGCCAGCATAGAATTCCCGTGGCCGGTCGCGACCATCGTGCTGCAGCATCACGAGAAACTCGATGGATCGGGATATCCTTTAAGCCTTAAAGGTGATCAGATCCTGCTGGAAGCCCGTATCCTGTGCGTCGCCGATATCATCGAGGCGATGTCATCGCACCGCCCTTACCGTCCCGCGCTGGGAATTAACAGTGCGCTTGACGAGATCGTTCAGAACCGGGGCATCAAATTCGATCCCATCGTCGTCGACGCCTGCGTGAGGCTGATACAGGATAAGGGTTATAAGCTGGACTGA